The Acetivibrio saccincola genome window below encodes:
- the rpmB gene encoding 50S ribosomal protein L28: MAKCDVCDKGKHFGSKVSHSNRKTNRAWKPNIRKVKVVDKGTSKTINICAKCLRSNKVTRAV; this comes from the coding sequence ATGGCTAAATGCGATGTATGCGATAAAGGAAAACATTTTGGTTCAAAGGTGAGTCACTCAAACAGGAAGACTAACAGGGCTTGGAAACCAAATATAAGAAAGGTAAAAGTTGTTGATAAGGGTACTTCAAAAACAATAAACATATGTGCAAAATGCTTGCGTTCAAATAAGGTTACAAGAGCTGTGTAG
- a CDS encoding sensor domain-containing diguanylate cyclase, whose product MNKINKYERVYVNLTWVFILLAFIQMVIRDNFLVNAKIITLNGICSICTVIFLIAILMFNLCKIYLLKKDMFYNRPMYNLLRLLEISYILASVIIFGFQQWVYILLVFPVLIITLEMGKGKVRYFLVYSLISAVVFQGLKIYSSGGIGIGGIYFYFSTIVFLHAILFIFSELCGKIHEDNYESQQQNKMLLSELTDRYKQLEDAQKEIKNQNEKLRDTNLKMEDTNRKLTESLAELYTVQQISEVINSIFDIEKLLQNVNDIIIGVMGVKYSTILMYDENKNIFKIHTTNIIDQKELMIINDNINCKILLDSLNSGKPVIENFVDPEEYPFVKNRGINSLICIPLITTPKKFDKTQNATETKKMGLVLIEHKLANAFDNNNLRLMNLIGKQVGIALENAALYERMNEIATFDNLTKIYNRLSFQKKLEEEFEAARKNNYSLSLAIFDIDHFKKFNDTYGHLFGDKVLKHIAAVIKNSLRSGEIFARFGGEEFIILFPKTDIETAAETVEELREKLEKTTIRDELVSASVTVSFGISCYPHFASSESELIKTADDALYRAKEAGRNCVKLACREKSEVL is encoded by the coding sequence ATGAATAAAATCAATAAATACGAAAGAGTATATGTTAATTTAACATGGGTTTTTATATTACTTGCATTTATTCAAATGGTAATTAGAGATAATTTTTTAGTAAATGCAAAAATAATTACCCTTAACGGCATATGCTCTATTTGCACTGTTATTTTCTTAATTGCCATATTAATGTTTAATTTATGCAAAATATATCTTTTAAAAAAAGATATGTTTTACAACAGACCTATGTATAATTTACTGAGGCTGCTGGAAATTTCGTATATTTTAGCTTCAGTTATTATTTTTGGTTTTCAGCAGTGGGTGTATATACTACTTGTATTCCCTGTCCTCATAATAACATTGGAAATGGGAAAGGGAAAGGTAAGATATTTTCTGGTATATTCTTTAATATCAGCAGTTGTATTTCAAGGATTAAAAATATATTCTAGCGGTGGAATTGGAATTGGTGGCATTTATTTTTACTTTTCAACAATAGTTTTCTTACATGCTATACTTTTTATATTTTCAGAACTATGCGGGAAAATACATGAAGATAATTATGAAAGCCAGCAGCAAAATAAAATGCTGCTTTCTGAGCTTACCGACAGATATAAGCAGCTGGAAGATGCACAAAAAGAAATAAAAAATCAAAATGAGAAATTAAGGGATACAAATTTAAAGATGGAAGATACAAACAGAAAGCTGACAGAGAGCCTGGCAGAATTATATACTGTACAGCAGATTTCAGAAGTTATAAATTCTATTTTTGATATAGAAAAACTCTTGCAAAATGTTAATGACATAATTATAGGGGTAATGGGAGTAAAGTACTCCACCATTTTGATGTATGATGAAAACAAGAATATATTTAAAATTCACACCACAAATATAATTGACCAAAAGGAGCTTATGATTATAAACGATAACATTAATTGTAAAATTTTATTAGATTCATTAAACAGCGGAAAGCCTGTAATTGAAAATTTTGTAGACCCGGAAGAATATCCTTTTGTTAAAAACAGAGGTATCAATTCATTAATTTGTATACCCCTTATAACAACACCAAAGAAATTTGACAAAACCCAGAATGCTACAGAGACTAAAAAGATGGGACTTGTTTTAATTGAGCATAAATTAGCAAATGCATTTGACAATAATAATTTAAGGCTTATGAATCTTATTGGGAAACAAGTGGGAATAGCATTGGAAAATGCTGCATTATATGAACGGATGAATGAGATAGCTACTTTTGACAACTTAACAAAAATATATAACAGGCTTTCATTCCAGAAAAAGCTTGAAGAAGAGTTTGAAGCTGCAAGAAAAAACAATTACTCACTTTCTCTTGCAATTTTTGATATAGATCATTTTAAAAAATTCAATGATACTTATGGGCATTTATTTGGAGATAAAGTTTTAAAGCATATTGCAGCTGTTATTAAAAACTCTTTGAGAAGCGGGGAAATTTTTGCAAGATTCGGGGGAGAGGAATTTATAATACTGTTTCCTAAAACAGATATAGAAACAGCTGCAGAAACAGTTGAAGAGCTTAGGGAAAAACTTGAAAAAACCACCATCAGGGATGAACTGGTATCTGCATCTGTTACTGTGAGTTTTGGCATATCTTGCTATCCGCATTTTGCCTCCAGTGAATCAGAACTTATAAAAACGGCAGATGATGCATTATATCGTGCAAAAGAGGCAGGCAGGAATTGTGTTAAATTAGCTTGCAGAGAAAAAAGTGAAGTATTATAA
- the nth gene encoding endonuclease III, with the protein MEKKERVKKIMQIFDNDYEDAKCTLDYKNPLQLLISTQLAAQCTDERVNIVTEKLYKKYKNAHDFANADLKELENDIRSTGFFRNKAKNIKETCRILIEKHNGEVPDNLEDLLKLPGVGRKTANVVLGNAFAIPGIVVDTHAKRLSNRIGLSCNTDPEKIEFDLMKIVPKESWTKFSHQLVFHGRSVCKARKPDCKNCNILEYCNFGQSQKENIQ; encoded by the coding sequence GTGGAGAAAAAAGAAAGAGTAAAAAAAATAATGCAAATATTCGATAATGATTATGAAGATGCAAAATGTACCCTGGACTATAAAAATCCTTTACAGCTACTTATATCTACCCAGCTGGCAGCCCAGTGTACAGATGAGAGAGTAAATATTGTAACTGAAAAACTATACAAAAAATATAAAAATGCACATGATTTTGCCAATGCAGATTTAAAAGAGCTGGAAAATGATATAAGGTCCACAGGTTTTTTTAGAAATAAGGCAAAAAACATTAAAGAAACCTGCAGGATTTTAATTGAGAAGCACAATGGTGAAGTACCGGATAATTTAGAGGATTTATTAAAGCTTCCGGGAGTAGGACGGAAAACTGCAAATGTTGTTTTAGGAAATGCATTTGCAATCCCGGGTATTGTTGTTGATACTCATGCAAAGAGGTTAAGCAACAGGATAGGTCTTAGCTGCAATACTGATCCTGAGAAAATTGAATTTGATTTAATGAAAATTGTTCCAAAAGAAAGCTGGACAAAATTCTCACATCAATTGGTGTTTCATGGTCGCAGTGTGTGCAAGGCAAGGAAGCCGGATTGCAAAAACTGTAACATTTTAGAATATTGTAATTTTGGCCAAAGTCAAAAAGAAAATATCCAATAA
- the glgA gene encoding glycogen synthase GlgA yields the protein MSRRRKKKILFVSAEVFPFAKVGGLADVAGSLPKSLALAGCDIRVAMPRYKNIESGMKYIKDFPVEIGPRLETCIIKEGKISFKNGGKNKTIPVYFIDNYHYFNRQNIYSYYDDEERFAFFCKAVLEMLPEIGFKPDIIHCNDWHTGPICMLLNEKYKKDEFYKDIKTLFTIHNLQYRGDFSRKTLTLFGMTDELFVPEKTEFYGMFSFMKTGLVYADAINTVSEVYAKEIQTPEYGEKLEGLLRSRKEDLFGILNGIDYEVFNPETDEYIYKNYNENTIKYKKDNKYALQKEVGLPKRDVPLIGLISRLVHQKGLDLIIDVIDEMMKSELQFILLGSGEKRYEKAFLELQEKYPEKMSVNIGFNETLANKIYAGSDLFLMPSRFEPCGLGQMISFRYGTIPIVSETGGLAETVIDIEKDKEKGNGFTFKEFCAEEMIRTIKRSIKFYNENKEKWNTLVANAMKLDFSWERSAKKYLKLYENIINKDK from the coding sequence ATGAGCCGGAGAAGAAAGAAAAAAATATTATTTGTTTCAGCTGAAGTTTTTCCTTTTGCAAAGGTAGGGGGATTGGCAGATGTAGCAGGTTCTTTGCCTAAGTCTTTGGCTTTGGCGGGATGTGATATAAGGGTGGCTATGCCCCGTTATAAAAATATAGAATCAGGTATGAAATACATTAAGGATTTTCCCGTTGAGATTGGACCAAGGCTTGAGACTTGTATTATAAAAGAGGGGAAAATCAGTTTTAAAAACGGCGGCAAAAATAAAACTATTCCTGTTTATTTTATAGATAATTATCACTACTTTAATAGGCAGAATATATATAGCTATTATGATGATGAAGAGCGCTTTGCCTTTTTTTGCAAAGCTGTTTTGGAAATGCTGCCTGAAATTGGTTTCAAACCTGATATAATACACTGTAATGACTGGCATACAGGACCTATATGTATGCTTTTAAATGAAAAATATAAAAAAGACGAATTTTACAAGGATATAAAGACATTATTTACAATTCATAACCTTCAGTACAGGGGTGATTTTTCTAGGAAAACCTTAACCCTGTTTGGCATGACGGATGAGCTGTTTGTACCGGAAAAAACTGAATTTTACGGTATGTTTAGTTTTATGAAAACAGGGCTGGTATATGCAGATGCTATAAACACTGTAAGTGAAGTATATGCAAAAGAAATCCAGACCCCTGAGTACGGAGAAAAACTTGAAGGACTATTGAGAAGCAGAAAAGAGGATCTTTTCGGTATTCTAAATGGAATAGATTATGAAGTTTTTAATCCTGAAACAGATGAATATATTTATAAAAATTATAATGAAAATACTATAAAATATAAAAAGGATAATAAGTATGCACTGCAAAAAGAGGTAGGCTTACCAAAAAGAGACGTACCTTTGATTGGTTTAATTTCAAGGCTGGTTCATCAAAAGGGACTAGACCTTATAATTGATGTAATTGATGAAATGATGAAAAGTGAACTGCAATTTATACTCCTTGGCTCAGGAGAAAAACGCTATGAAAAGGCATTTTTAGAATTACAGGAAAAATACCCTGAAAAAATGTCAGTGAATATAGGTTTTAATGAAACCCTGGCAAATAAAATCTATGCCGGCAGTGATTTATTCCTGATGCCCTCACGCTTTGAACCCTGTGGTTTGGGTCAGATGATAAGTTTTAGATATGGTACAATTCCAATAGTTAGTGAAACAGGGGGATTGGCGGAGACGGTAATTGATATTGAAAAGGATAAAGAAAAGGGCAATGGTTTTACATTTAAAGAGTTTTGTGCAGAAGAAATGATAAGGACAATTAAAAGAAGTATAAAATTCTATAATGAAAACAAAGAAAAGTGGAATACCCTGGTAGCAAATGCCATGAAACTGGATTTTTCATGGGAAAGATCTGCTAAAAAGTATTTGAAACTATATGAAAATATAATTAATAAAGATAAATAA
- a CDS encoding S1C family serine protease: MDDYIRYSGGFDDMEENNENHLNKDPLNENHLNESYLKENDGVYSEYEKYNSFESHLQKESEKELNENHIEDHEENSSEDYDANIYNAYGSYLEENSENSHANEEYGHYSSEEHLKESPFYSESYTKPKNKKSPVLMQMIVVAIISSLLGGAVSGFVFTRLSKNPVRPDIESIFSSGDDTAQSATNLDLDKRLESDYYRKVVVESAESPVVAIAEKVGPSVVGISVTSQKLQGDFWFFGTRETTEQGSGIIIRSDGYIMTNNHVIEGALEGSSNEIAQGAKIEVILPNEREKAYPAKVVGRDSKTDLAVLKIEKNNLPVVEFGNSDEVKVGELAVAIGNPGGLEYMGSVTVGVISGLNRTIPIADDRYMKLIQTDASINPGNSGGALVNSKGQLIGVNTAKIGGYDYEGLGFAIPVNKAKEITDSLIEYNYVKGRPLIGIMVETRYTEEVAKRNNLPMGVLVDEVTLYSAAHKAGIKRMDIITKFNGVRVKSLEELNNERDKYKPGDIVTVEIYRDGKTIELELEIGEEKG, translated from the coding sequence ATGGATGATTATATCAGGTACAGTGGCGGGTTTGATGATATGGAAGAAAATAATGAAAACCATTTGAATAAGGACCCTTTGAATGAAAATCATTTAAATGAGAGTTATTTAAAAGAGAATGATGGAGTTTATAGTGAATATGAAAAGTATAATTCCTTTGAAAGTCATTTACAAAAGGAAAGTGAAAAAGAACTAAATGAAAACCATATTGAAGACCATGAAGAGAATAGCAGTGAAGATTATGATGCAAACATTTATAATGCATATGGAAGTTATTTAGAGGAAAACAGTGAAAATAGTCATGCAAATGAAGAATATGGTCATTACAGTTCAGAAGAGCATTTAAAAGAATCTCCTTTTTATAGTGAAAGTTATACCAAGCCTAAAAATAAAAAAAGCCCTGTTTTAATGCAGATGATTGTTGTTGCAATAATTAGTTCCCTTCTTGGAGGAGCAGTATCAGGCTTTGTGTTTACACGGCTTTCTAAAAACCCTGTAAGGCCGGATATAGAATCTATTTTTAGCAGTGGGGACGATACAGCTCAAAGTGCAACAAATTTAGATTTAGATAAAAGGTTAGAGTCAGATTATTATAGAAAGGTCGTTGTTGAAAGCGCTGAATCACCTGTTGTTGCCATAGCAGAAAAGGTAGGACCTTCAGTTGTGGGTATTAGTGTTACTTCACAGAAGCTTCAAGGGGATTTCTGGTTCTTTGGCACAAGGGAGACTACAGAGCAGGGTTCAGGTATCATAATTAGAAGTGATGGCTATATAATGACAAATAACCATGTTATAGAAGGTGCTTTAGAGGGTTCATCAAATGAAATTGCACAGGGTGCTAAAATAGAAGTTATTCTTCCTAATGAAAGGGAAAAAGCTTATCCGGCAAAAGTTGTAGGAAGGGACAGTAAAACGGATTTGGCAGTACTAAAGATTGAAAAGAACAATTTACCTGTAGTTGAATTTGGTAATTCAGATGAAGTAAAAGTAGGTGAGCTTGCAGTTGCAATAGGTAATCCCGGGGGCTTAGAGTACATGGGTTCTGTTACAGTAGGGGTTATTAGCGGGCTTAACAGGACAATACCTATTGCAGATGACAGGTACATGAAACTTATACAGACAGATGCCTCCATTAATCCGGGTAATAGCGGTGGAGCACTTGTAAACTCAAAAGGTCAGCTTATTGGAGTAAATACGGCAAAAATAGGTGGATATGATTATGAAGGATTAGGATTTGCAATACCTGTAAATAAAGCTAAAGAAATTACAGACAGCCTTATTGAGTATAATTATGTAAAAGGAAGACCATTAATAGGAATTATGGTTGAAACCAGATATACAGAAGAAGTTGCAAAGAGAAATAATTTGCCGATGGGAGTTTTGGTAGATGAAGTTACACTATACAGTGCAGCTCATAAAGCCGGAATAAAGAGAATGGACATAATTACCAAATTTAACGGAGTGCGGGTTAAGAGTTTAGAAGAGCTAAATAACGAGAGGGATAAGTATAAGCCGGGTGACATTGTCACAGTTGAAATTTACAGAGATGGCAAGACAATAGAGCTTGAACTGGAAATAGGCGAGGAAAAAGGATGA
- a CDS encoding sensor histidine kinase translates to MLKTLFSKIVVIFIVILLISTSITGVMLYFFLGNFVSQEKEYELNESASIINNYLIYVNENSNTGNIAIHRLHRYYFEELLKTFSYNTDSIIWIVSPDGKILESVGTDRLGDEIVSKLYEGGIFRLPDERQYHRVMQGNEDYIRERGDFYGLFKETGVSWLTVARPLIIDGEVVLAVYLHTPIPEVERARTVVFNFFIFSVIVSVIISVILIYIFSLRLSSPLKKINEAAKLIANGEFGKRLDISSSDEIGELADSFNNMASALEKIEEMRRGFIANVSHELRTPMTSIRGFIEGILDGTIPEEKHRDYLNIVKDETMRLNRLTTDLLDLARMESGEMELHMVSFNINELIRRSIIKMQSHIIKKKIFVKANFEKEDMFAEGDVDSIERVILNLIYNAVKFVAEEGRIILTTKYYKDKILVSVEDNGIGISEDEIDLIWERFYKSDKSRGIEKKGTGLGLAIVKNIIQEHKQEIWVESELGEGTKFSFTLNRGISVK, encoded by the coding sequence ATGTTAAAAACGTTGTTTAGCAAAATAGTGGTAATTTTTATAGTAATTTTGCTTATAAGCACATCCATAACAGGCGTAATGCTGTACTTTTTTTTAGGTAATTTTGTTTCCCAGGAAAAAGAATATGAATTGAATGAAAGTGCCAGCATTATAAATAATTATTTAATTTATGTAAATGAGAATTCAAACACCGGAAATATAGCAATACATAGATTACATAGATACTATTTTGAAGAACTTTTAAAAACTTTTAGCTACAATACAGATTCAATTATATGGATAGTATCCCCTGATGGAAAAATCCTTGAGAGTGTGGGAACAGACAGGCTGGGGGATGAGATAGTAAGTAAGCTGTATGAAGGCGGGATATTCAGGTTGCCTGACGAAAGGCAGTATCACAGGGTTATGCAGGGGAATGAGGATTATATAAGGGAAAGAGGGGATTTTTATGGTTTGTTTAAAGAAACAGGTGTTTCCTGGCTGACAGTTGCAAGACCCTTAATAATTGACGGGGAAGTTGTACTGGCTGTTTATCTTCACACCCCTATTCCTGAAGTTGAACGGGCAAGAACCGTTGTTTTTAATTTTTTTATCTTTTCAGTAATTGTTTCAGTTATCATATCTGTTATTCTTATATACATATTTTCATTGAGATTATCAAGCCCTCTTAAAAAAATTAATGAGGCAGCAAAGCTTATTGCAAACGGGGAATTTGGAAAAAGACTTGATATATCATCAAGTGATGAGATTGGCGAATTGGCTGATAGTTTTAACAATATGGCCAGTGCCTTAGAGAAAATTGAAGAAATGAGAAGAGGTTTTATTGCCAATGTATCTCATGAATTAAGAACCCCCATGACATCTATACGCGGGTTTATAGAAGGGATATTAGACGGTACAATACCGGAAGAAAAACACCGTGATTATCTTAATATTGTAAAAGATGAGACAATGAGGCTTAACAGGCTTACAACGGATCTCCTTGATTTGGCAAGGATGGAATCTGGAGAGATGGAATTGCATATGGTAAGTTTTAACATCAATGAACTTATCAGAAGAAGCATTATAAAAATGCAAAGTCATATAATTAAAAAGAAAATTTTTGTAAAGGCTAATTTTGAAAAGGAAGATATGTTTGCAGAAGGGGATGTGGATTCCATTGAAAGGGTTATATTAAATCTTATTTACAATGCAGTTAAGTTTGTAGCAGAAGAGGGAAGAATAATTTTAACTACAAAATATTATAAAGACAAGATTTTAGTTTCTGTTGAGGATAATGGAATTGGAATAAGTGAAGATGAAATTGATTTAATATGGGAAAGATTTTATAAGTCTGATAAATCAAGGGGCATTGAAAAAAAAGGAACAGGACTGGGACTTGCCATTGTAAAAAACATAATACAAGAACACAAGCAGGAAATCTGGGTTGAAAGTGAATTGGGGGAAGGCACAAAATTTAGTTTTACCCTTAACAGAGGTATTAGTGTAAAGTAG
- a CDS encoding response regulator transcription factor has translation MHSKTKVLIIDDDVNICELIKLYMEKEGFEVATVYDGIKALEVFKSFAPNIVVLDIMLPGADGWQVCREIRKISNIPIMMLSAKGETFDKVLGLELGADDYLVKPFEPKELVARLKAILRRYNNKDIDSKEVVYPNFVINKSNYTLKINDKELELPPKELELLFFLASHPNKVFTREQLLEHVWGFDFYGDSRTVDVHIKRIREKIDQEGQCWQLKTVWGVGYKFEVK, from the coding sequence ATGCACAGCAAAACAAAGGTTCTTATAATTGATGATGATGTTAACATATGTGAGCTTATAAAATTATATATGGAAAAAGAAGGTTTTGAAGTAGCTACAGTTTATGACGGAATTAAAGCCTTGGAAGTTTTTAAAAGTTTTGCACCTAATATAGTAGTGCTGGATATTATGCTCCCGGGAGCAGATGGATGGCAGGTGTGTCGGGAAATAAGAAAAATAAGCAACATTCCTATAATGATGTTATCAGCAAAAGGAGAGACATTTGACAAGGTGCTGGGCTTAGAACTTGGGGCAGATGACTATTTAGTCAAGCCTTTTGAACCAAAGGAGCTGGTTGCAAGGCTGAAGGCTATATTAAGAAGATACAATAATAAAGATATAGATTCAAAAGAGGTGGTATATCCAAACTTTGTTATTAATAAATCAAATTATACCCTCAAAATAAATGACAAAGAACTGGAACTTCCGCCAAAAGAACTGGAGCTGCTTTTCTTTTTGGCATCGCATCCTAATAAGGTTTTTACCAGGGAGCAGCTTTTAGAGCATGTGTGGGGTTTTGATTTTTATGGGGATTCAAGAACGGTGGATGTTCATATAAAAAGAATAAGGGAGAAAATTGACCAGGAGGGTCAGTGCTGGCAGCTAAAAACTGTATGGGGTGTGGGATATAAATTTGAGGTGAAATAA
- a CDS encoding OadG family protein, with product MADWETLKFAFTITLIGTSIVFLSLIVLCVLMSFFPLLNYKRKKTSDTVEEISDESSYLEIEEDDFIDDSSDYSSDNSLIAVLTAAVTAYMGSSSDVKVRVTSFKRIPQTSPVWNTVSRSEYISNKL from the coding sequence TTGGCAGATTGGGAAACATTGAAATTTGCTTTTACCATAACTCTTATAGGAACATCAATTGTTTTTTTATCACTAATAGTTCTATGTGTATTGATGAGTTTTTTCCCATTACTTAATTATAAAAGAAAAAAAACATCTGATACCGTTGAAGAAATTTCTGATGAATCTTCCTATTTAGAAATTGAAGAAGATGATTTTATTGATGATTCATCTGATTACTCATCTGACAATTCTCTAATTGCTGTTCTAACAGCTGCCGTTACGGCATATATGGGAAGCAGTTCAGATGTAAAAGTAAGGGTTACTTCTTTTAAGCGCATTCCCCAAACCTCTCCGGTTTGGAATACAGTAAGCAGAAGTGAGTATATATCAAATAAATTATAA
- a CDS encoding sodium ion-translocating decarboxylase subunit beta, with amino-acid sequence MLNDFINIIGDIISKSGFVIGEYRHFIMIFISCVLFYLAIAKEYEPLLLLPIAFGMLLTNLPGANLYHPELFITESGKIDLIEVFNKGGLLDFLYLGVKFGVYPPLIFLGIGAMTDFGPLLSNPKSILLGAAAQIGIFVTFICALLLGFSEEVAAAIAIIGGADGPTAIYVTTQLAPKMLGPIAIAAYSYMALVPMIQPPIMKLFTTKKERETVMGQLRTVSKREKIIFPVVVTILICLFLPDAAPLVGMLMLGNLFRESGVVERISKTAENELINIITIFLGLSVGATATAENFLNRQTLFVIFLGLAAFSLSTAFGVLFGKIMYYATGGKVNPLIGSAGVSAVPMAARVSQKVASESNPGNFILMHAMGPNIAGVIGSAVAAGIFLAVFR; translated from the coding sequence ATGTTAAACGACTTTATTAATATTATTGGGGATATTATATCAAAATCCGGATTTGTAATAGGAGAATACAGACATTTTATAATGATTTTTATATCATGCGTATTATTTTACCTTGCTATAGCCAAGGAATATGAGCCGCTTTTACTGCTTCCAATAGCTTTTGGTATGCTTTTAACCAATTTGCCCGGTGCAAACTTATACCATCCGGAACTGTTTATTACTGAAAGCGGCAAAATTGATTTAATTGAAGTTTTTAATAAGGGAGGACTTTTGGACTTTTTATATTTAGGAGTTAAATTTGGAGTTTATCCCCCTCTTATATTTTTGGGCATAGGGGCAATGACTGATTTTGGTCCTCTTTTATCAAATCCAAAAAGTATACTTTTGGGTGCAGCAGCTCAAATTGGTATTTTTGTAACATTTATTTGTGCCCTGCTCCTTGGTTTTAGCGAAGAAGTGGCTGCAGCAATAGCAATTATAGGTGGGGCTGACGGTCCAACAGCAATATATGTAACAACCCAGTTAGCTCCTAAAATGTTAGGTCCTATAGCCATAGCTGCATATTCATACATGGCTTTGGTTCCTATGATTCAGCCTCCTATTATGAAGCTGTTTACAACTAAGAAGGAAAGAGAGACTGTGATGGGTCAGTTGAGGACTGTATCTAAAAGGGAAAAAATTATATTCCCTGTAGTTGTTACAATTCTTATTTGCTTATTCCTTCCGGATGCTGCTCCTCTTGTAGGGATGCTGATGCTTGGAAATTTATTTAGAGAAAGCGGCGTAGTTGAGAGAATAAGCAAAACAGCAGAAAACGAATTAATTAATATTATAACTATATTCTTAGGTCTTTCTGTAGGAGCTACTGCTACAGCAGAAAACTTTTTAAACCGTCAGACTCTGTTTGTTATTTTCCTAGGCTTGGCTGCATTCTCTTTAAGTACAGCATTTGGTGTGTTATTTGGTAAAATCATGTACTATGCTACCGGTGGCAAAGTTAACCCTCTTATTGGTTCTGCCGGAGTATCTGCAGTTCCAATGGCAGCAAGGGTATCACAGAAAGTAGCTTCAGAATCAAACCCTGGAAACTTCATACTCATGCATGCCATGGGACCTAATATAGCAGGGGTAATTGGCTCTGCAGTAGCCGCAGGTATATTCTTAGCTGTTTTTAGATAA
- a CDS encoding bifunctional 4-hydroxy-2-oxoglutarate aldolase/2-dehydro-3-deoxy-phosphogluconate aldolase — translation MIKEKIAEWIKRYRMIAIVKGVGSLYIEDTIKALYDGGIRVVEITLQNEDSLKSITKIRKSNMGGKIVCGAGTVMNSQQAHSAAVAGAQFISCIHSDEDLINEIKGIDKVCIAGALTPTNIISAKESGADFINIFPAVSVTPDYFRQIKSPFGDQLLFAVGGIDLSNAYSFLRAGAFGIGVGKNLVNPRFIKEGNYRAITEEAKKYIEIINSIV, via the coding sequence ATGATAAAAGAAAAAATAGCAGAATGGATTAAAAGGTACAGAATGATTGCAATTGTGAAAGGTGTTGGCAGTTTGTACATTGAAGATACAATAAAAGCCCTTTATGACGGGGGAATAAGGGTGGTGGAGATAACACTTCAAAATGAAGATTCCCTAAAGAGTATCACTAAAATAAGAAAAAGCAATATGGGTGGAAAGATAGTATGTGGTGCAGGTACTGTAATGAATAGCCAGCAGGCTCATAGCGCTGCTGTTGCCGGGGCACAGTTTATAAGCTGTATACATTCAGATGAAGATTTAATAAATGAGATTAAAGGAATTGATAAGGTATGTATTGCGGGAGCACTAACGCCTACAAATATAATATCTGCAAAGGAAAGCGGAGCGGATTTTATTAATATATTTCCAGCGGTATCAGTTACTCCTGACTATTTTAGACAAATTAAAAGCCCTTTTGGAGATCAATTGTTGTTTGCAGTGGGAGGAATAGATTTAAGTAATGCCTACAGCTTTTTAAGGGCAGGAGCCTTTGGAATAGGTGTAGGGAAGAATCTGGTAAACCCACGTTTTATTAAAGAGGGCAATTACCGTGCCATAACAGAGGAAGCTAAAAAATATATTGAAATAATAAACAGCATAGTTTAA
- a CDS encoding Fur family transcriptional regulator — MNSIDFKKMLKERGYKLTPQRQAVLDIIAKHDGEHLSPEEIYDLVKETQPEIGLATVYRTLLLLDDMGLVYKLNLDDGLTRYELNNQKEDHRHHHLICMGCKKIFEVQEDLLDNLEEQILRKNKFKVVDHKVKFYGYCEDCSKE, encoded by the coding sequence ATGAATTCCATTGATTTTAAAAAAATGCTAAAAGAACGGGGATATAAACTTACACCACAAAGACAGGCAGTTTTGGATATAATAGCAAAACACGATGGTGAGCACCTGAGTCCGGAGGAAATTTATGATCTTGTAAAAGAAACCCAGCCAGAAATAGGTCTTGCAACAGTCTATAGAACACTTCTTCTTTTAGATGATATGGGTCTTGTTTACAAGCTGAATCTCGACGATGGGTTAACAAGATATGAACTTAATAATCAAAAAGAAGATCACCGTCACCATCATCTTATTTGTATGGGTTGTAAAAAAATATTTGAAGTTCAGGAAGATTTATTGGACAATCTTGAAGAACAGATTCTTAGAAAGAACAAATTCAAAGTAGTGGACCACAAAGTTAAATTTTATGGCTACTGTGAAGATTGTTCAAAAGAATAA